A stretch of Candidatus Bipolaricaulota bacterium DNA encodes these proteins:
- a CDS encoding YidC/Oxa1 family membrane protein insertase, which translates to MIQLFNTVLYQPLYNLLIWLYNVIPGQDIGLAIIALTIIIKVILLPLSARALKSQKEMQKLQPKLAELKSKYGADKQKMTEETMKLYKEQKVNPLSSCLPLIIQLPFLLAVYQVFRNGLSNNGFDLLYPFVQNPGQVNSMFFGILDLSLPSVYLAAAAAIAQYFQARMLPITPQPKKVDAGSKDESMLAGMNKSMKYFMPAITFFIGLQLPGGLALYWLVTTVLTALQQYMIFKSAKTETV; encoded by the coding sequence ATGATTCAATTATTCAACACCGTATTATATCAGCCCTTATATAATCTTTTGATTTGGCTGTATAACGTCATCCCCGGTCAAGACATCGGCTTGGCCATCATAGCTTTAACCATAATCATCAAAGTGATTTTGTTGCCGCTTTCCGCTCGAGCCTTGAAATCTCAAAAAGAAATGCAAAAGTTGCAACCCAAACTGGCTGAGCTCAAAAGCAAATACGGAGCTGATAAGCAAAAAATGACCGAGGAAACGATGAAGCTTTATAAGGAACAGAAAGTTAATCCGCTGTCATCGTGTTTGCCGCTGATTATTCAATTACCTTTTTTGCTCGCGGTTTATCAAGTTTTTCGCAACGGTTTGTCCAATAACGGTTTTGATTTGTTATATCCGTTCGTGCAAAACCCGGGACAGGTCAATTCCATGTTTTTCGGCATCCTGGACTTGTCTCTGCCGAGCGTCTATCTGGCTGCCGCGGCGGCCATCGCTCAATATTTTCAAGCCAGAATGCTGCCGATCACGCCGCAGCCCAAAAAAGTGGACGCCGGCTCCAAAGACGAGTCCATGCTGGCCGGCATGAACAAATCCATGAAATATTTCATGCCCGCCATCACCTTTTTCATAGGTTTGCAATTACCCGGAGGCCTCGCCTTATACTGGCTGGTCACCACGGTGCTGACCGCGCTTCAGCAATACATGATTTTTAAAAGCGCCAAAACAGAAACCGTTTAA